A single region of the Rhipicephalus microplus isolate Deutch F79 chromosome 10, USDA_Rmic, whole genome shotgun sequence genome encodes:
- the LOC119180675 gene encoding NSFL1 cofactor p47-like has translation MADSNEHSGMIAQFCGVTGADSSRAKLFLESAAWNLQLALASFYEDPDDGRDHQSSPELPPERPKSPVPASKPPSRPPARIRGLADLNNDDSANEEEGQAFYAGGSEHSGQQVLGPGKKPDKEHFVAEMFKAAKMHGAQVVDPSMDDGSRLDRGAGASAFQGIGHRLGDTPTSSSEPVAATGVLRRPPSVSRVLKMWQDGFSIDDGPLHTYDDPGSQAFLQAIRRGEIPRELLQEASGAEVNLNMEDHRLEQYVGPPRPKVTAFEGTGHRLGTMTPTLTRPANSNLPPEQAEANAKAGIGLDESKPTTNIQIRLSDGSRLVALMNHTHTVGDIFKYIVVARPEYEAATFLLLTTFPHKELTDENVTLKDANLLNAVIVQRLK, from the exons ATGGCGGACAGCAACGAGCATTCGGGTATGATCGCCCAATTTTGTGGCGTTACCGGCGCCGACAGCTCGCGGGCCAAGCTTTTCCTCGAGTCGGCGGCGTGGAACCTTCAG CTGGCGCTTGCATCATTCTATGAAGATCCTGACGACGGTAGGGACCACCAGAGCTCTCCAGAGCTGCCACCTGAGCGGCCCAAAAGTCCTGTTCCGGCCAGCAAGCCACCGTCCAGACCACCGGCCAG GATTCGGGGCCTAGCAGATCTGAATAACGATGACAGCGCCAATGAAGAAGAGGGCCAGGCGTTCTACGCAGGTGGCTCGGAGCACAG TGGCCAACAGGTGCTGGGGCCTGGCAAGAAACCGGACAAGGAGCACTTCGTGGCCGAGATGTTCAAGGCGGCGAAGAT GCATGGTGCCCAGGTAGTGGATCCATCAATGGACGACGGGTCACGTCTGGACCGGGGCGCAGGTGCCAGCGCGTTCCAAGGCATCGGTCACCGGCTGGGCGACACCCCGACGAGCAGCAGCGAGCCCGTGGCCGCGACGGGGGTGTTGCGCCGCCCCCCGTCAGTCTCGCGGGTGTTGAAGATGTGGCAGGACGGCTTCAGCATTGACGACGGGCCGCTGCACACCTATGACGACCCAGGCAGCCAGGCGTTTCTGCAAGCCATTCGTCGAGG GGAGATCCCAAGAGAGCTGCTGCAGGAAGCAAGTGGTGCAGAGGTGAACCTTAACATGGAAGACCATCGGCTTGAACAGTACGTGGGGCCCCCACGACCCAAGGTGACGGCCTTCGAGGGCACGGGACACCGGCTTGGCAC TATGACCCCAACACTGACTCGGCCAGCAAATTCAAACTTGCCTCCGGAACAAGCGGAGGCGAATGCGAAGGCGGGGATCGGCCTCGACGAATCCAAGCCCACGACCAACATCCAGATTCGTCTATCAGATGGCTCGAG GCTGGTGGCCCTAATGAACCACACCCACACTGTCGGAGACATATTCAAGTACATCGTGGT CGCTCGGCCCGAGTACGAAGCAGCCACCTTCCTGCTGCTGACAACGTTCCCGCACAAGGAACTAACGGATGAGAACGTTACGCTGAAAGACGCAAACCTGCTCAACGCAGTCATCGTGCAGCGCTTGAAGTGA